Within Streptomyces sp. NBC_00704, the genomic segment GCACGACGTCTCGCCGGCCGGCGCCGACGACCTGCAGTTCCGCGACGTCGAGGCGTTCGACGCCCGTCACGCGGTGGTCCTGGCCATCGGCGAGGGCGAGGCGTCGCGCGTCTACCGCACCCAGGACGGCGGCGCGACCTGGACGGAGTCCTTCCGCAACACCGACGCCCGCGCGTTCTACGACTGCATGACCTTCTTCGACCGCCGTCACGGCCTCGCCGTGAGCGACCCGGTGGACGGCCGGTTCCGCATCCTGTCGACCAGCGACGGCGGCCGCTCCTGGAAGGTGCTGCCCGACCGCGGGATGCCGGCCGCCCAGGACGGCGAGGCGGGCTTCGCCGCGAGCGGCCAGTGCCTGGTCGCCGCCGGGCGCGGGGACGTCTGGCTGGCGACCGGCGGCGCCGCACGCGCGCGGGTGCTGCACTCCTCCGACCGTGGGCGGACGTGGAAGGCCGCCGACGCGCCCGTCCCGGCGGGAGACCCCGCGCGCGGGGTCTTCGCCGTCGCCTTCCGCGACCGGGCCCACGGTCTCGCCGTCGGCGGTGACTACCGCCCCGACCAGCCGTCCCCACGGGCCGCGGCCACCACCGGGGACGGCGGCCGCTCCTGGCGGCCCGCCGCCGCGCCGCCGCCCGCCTACCGCTCCGGCGTCGCCTGGATCCCGGGCAGCCGTACCGCGGCCCTCGCGGTCGGCCCCACCGGAACCGACCTGACCGTCGACGCGGGCCGCACCTGGCGCACCGTCGACACCGGCTCGTACGACACCGTGGACTGCGCCGGCCCCCGCGCATGCTGGGCCGCGGGCGAACAGGGGCGGGTCGCGCGCCTGGAGAGGTGAGCCGTTCTCCGGGCAGCCGGAGGGCGCGAACGCGAAAGACTTGCCGTCCGGCAAGCGCGGCGGCCGGCGATCCGGCAAGGGCTCTCAGGGGCCCACGTGCGATCGTTCGACGGCCGGAGCTGACACCGGGGAAAACACGATCGCGGGCCCGTCCGCGGGAGCCGTACGCTCGTCACCACCATGACGACCGTAAGCATTCCCGCGGGCTGGCCCGCGACCGAGGAGGAGGCCCGCGCCGTCCAGGACGAGCTGCGGGCCGAAGTGGTGCTCGACCAGCCGGGACCGCCCCCCGGGACGGGACACGTGACCGGGGTCGACGTCGCCTACGACGACGAGCGGGACCTCGTCGCGG encodes:
- a CDS encoding WD40/YVTN/BNR-like repeat-containing protein, with translation MRPLGKTRRTIRTAHAGARAAAAACGAVLAVLAATPAQAHTRPPAPPHWALKDTGADAVRLRGLAAVDRDTAWAAGTAGTVLRTVDGGASWHDVSPAGADDLQFRDVEAFDARHAVVLAIGEGEASRVYRTQDGGATWTESFRNTDARAFYDCMTFFDRRHGLAVSDPVDGRFRILSTSDGGRSWKVLPDRGMPAAQDGEAGFAASGQCLVAAGRGDVWLATGGAARARVLHSSDRGRTWKAADAPVPAGDPARGVFAVAFRDRAHGLAVGGDYRPDQPSPRAAATTGDGGRSWRPAAAPPPAYRSGVAWIPGSRTAALAVGPTGTDLTVDAGRTWRTVDTGSYDTVDCAGPRACWAAGEQGRVARLER